The genome window GTAACGGCCTGCCGGCCTCGGCCGCCCGCGCCATGACGGATCGAGGTCGGGAGGACAGAACAGGCAGACGTTTTCTTCGTTGGTGAATCGAAAAAACGGCTGCAAAACGTGACCCCCCTCTTTGACTTCGTATTCCATATCGACGCCGAAGGGTTGCCGAATGTCGATGGCGTCGGTGACTCTGCCTTCTTCCGTTCTCACCCGCACCGCCCTTAAGCGAACGGTTTCGCCCTGGGGCGCCGTGGTTGAGTCCGGCCACTCCCGCTCTGCCGAGGATCCGACATCCGACCCCATGTACGTGGCGATCACATGATGGGCCGGGCCATCCATTCGCACGACTCCTTCTTCGAGGAGAATGGCTCGCTTGCAAATGCGGGCCACGGCCGGCATGCTGTGCGACACGAACAGGATCGTGCGGCCGTGCTTGCCGACGTCCTCCATCTTGCTGAGGCATTTCTTTTGAAAGCGGCTGTCCCCGACCGCGAGCACTTCGTCGAGAATCAAAATTTCAGGTTCCAGATGCGCGGCGACGGCAAACGCGAGGCGCACGAACATGCCGCTCGAGTATCGCTTGACGGGCGTGTCGATGAACTTCTCGATTTCAGCGAATGCGACGATCTCGTCGAATTTGGCGTCGATCTCGGCCTTTTTCATTCCGAGCAACGATCCGCTCAAGTAGACGTTGTCTCTCCCGGTAAGCTCCGGGTGAAACCCTGTTCCGACTTCGAGCAGACTGCTGACTCGGCCGTGGAGAACGGCCCGACCCTCGGTCGGCTCCGTAATGCGCGACAGGATTTTCAGCAAGGTGCTTTTCCCCGCTCCGTTGCGTCCGATAATGCCGACCACTTCCCCGGGCTTGATCTCGAAGGACACATCTTTGAGCGCCCAGAACGCCTCCTGAGAGTCGGAGAAGAACCGACGCATCGTGACGAGTCGGCGGAGCCTTTCCGCCAGTCTGTCGCTCAGGGTGCGATAGGATGTTTGCCGCACGCCGATGAGGTACCGCTTGCTGAGATACTCGACTGTGACGGAGACGTGTCTCATCGAAGGCGAAAGAGAGATCAGACGATGTCGCTGAAGGTTCTCGACATCCTGTTGAAAAAAACGAGAC of Nitrospirota bacterium contains these proteins:
- a CDS encoding ABC transporter ATP-binding protein, with amino-acid sequence MRHVSVTVEYLSKRYLIGVRQTSYRTLSDRLAERLRRLVTMRRFFSDSQEAFWALKDVSFEIKPGEVVGIIGRNGAGKSTLLKILSRITEPTEGRAVLHGRVSSLLEVGTGFHPELTGRDNVYLSGSLLGMKKAEIDAKFDEIVAFAEIEKFIDTPVKRYSSGMFVRLAFAVAAHLEPEILILDEVLAVGDSRFQKKCLSKMEDVGKHGRTILFVSHSMPAVARICKRAILLEEGVVRMDGPAHHVIATYMGSDVGSSAEREWPDSTTAPQGETVRLRAVRVRTEEGRVTDAIDIRQPFGVDMEYEVKEGGHVLQPFFRFTNEENVCLFCPPDLDPSWRGRPRPAGRYVTTVWLPGNLFAEGRIFVDVALCVLHGVIVQFHERNVVSFQVLDSLDGDSARGDWAGEMEGVLRPLLKWTTTFTPAGERSTLAVTKESNV